The Sphingobacteriales bacterium genome contains the following window.
GCAGGAAGTATTTGAACAGAGCGCTCAGGCATGCCTGGAGTATAACGGCATCGGCCTTTCTCTATTGGAAATATCGCACAGAAGCAAAGAATTTGATGCCATACTGGAGGAAAGCATTGCACTGATAAAAGAATTGCTGGCTGTTCCGGACAATTACAGCATCCTCTTTCTGCAGGGCGGCGCCAGCACACAGTTTGCCATGGTTCCCTATAATTTATTGCCGGATGGCGGCAAAGCCTGTTACCTGGAAACGGGTGTATGGGCAAAAAAAGCGGAGGATGAAGCGAAACTCTACGGTGAGGTCGACATCGTTGCCTCTTCCAAAGAAGCCAATTTCAGTTATATTCCCAAAGATTATATAATAGATGAAGCCGCCGCATACTTCCACATTACGACCAACAACACGATTTACGGAACGGAATTGCTGCAGGATATCGACTCCCCCGTTCCTTTGGTGGCGGATATGAGTTCGGATATTTTCAGCCGACCGGTGGATATTTCAAAATATGCCATCATCTATGCGGGAGCACAGAAAAACCTGGGCTGCGCGGGTGTTACGCTGGTCATTATCCGAAACGATTTGCTGGAATTCAATGCCCGAAAGAAATCCACGATGTGGAGCTATTCCACCTATGCCAAACACCACTCCCTGTACAATACACCGCCGGTCTTTGCCATTTATACGGCATTGCTGACTTTGCGCTGGCTGAAAAAGAACGGCGGACTCTCTGAAATGGAAAAACGCAACAGAGCCAAGGCAGCCCTGCTGTATGCTGAAATCGACCGGAACCCTTTG
Protein-coding sequences here:
- the serC gene encoding 3-phosphoserine/phosphohydroxythreonine transaminase: MKKHNFGAGPSILPQEVFEQSAQACLEYNGIGLSLLEISHRSKEFDAILEESIALIKELLAVPDNYSILFLQGGASTQFAMVPYNLLPDGGKACYLETGVWAKKAEDEAKLYGEVDIVASSKEANFSYIPKDYIIDEAAAYFHITTNNTIYGTELLQDIDSPVPLVADMSSDIFSRPVDISKYAIIYAGAQKNLGCAGVTLVIIRNDLLEFNARKKSTMWSYSTYAKHHSLYNTPPVFAIYTALLTLRWLKKNGGLSEMEKRNRAKAALLYAEIDRNPLFKGHSVPEDRSRMNITFTADAPETESAFLEFVKSYNIHGIKGHKSVGGLRASCYNALPIESVQVLVQAMQDFEKTK